Part of the Propionimicrobium sp. PCR01-08-3 genome, AAGCGGCGCAGGCCGAAGAACAGGCGCGAACGGAGCAGTTCGCCGCCGGGGCGCACCGGCAATCTGAGTTGGTCGCTCAAGCAGATCGCAGTACCGATGATCAGGACTTTGTCGAGGCTATCTCTGTTCCGTGGGATGACGATTGAATCGCGAGTGAGATCGTCCAGAAGCGTCGCACGGGCGCTACACTTTTTGCATGAGTGCGATCGAACCCGAGGTGGAGACGCTATCGCAGCGTGAATTGCGCAATGAATCCGGACGTGTGCTTCGAGAGGTGAGCGAAGGACGCTCATTTGTCGTAACCAACAGCGGGGTTCCCGTCGGGAAGCTCATTCCTTT contains:
- a CDS encoding type II toxin-antitoxin system prevent-host-death family antitoxin: MSAIEPEVETLSQRELRNESGRVLREVSEGRSFVVTNSGVPVGKLIPFGGPNPTLAITRPARRQGGWTDLSIERKHADRTVSEMLDELRADRP